ATCTCCAAAACCACAAAGGAAACCCAACAGAGCCAATAAGAAGGAGCAGTCAGCAAAAATCCGCCCCCAAGGGCCGATTTAGATGCGTAAGCCCTAGTTGACAAGGCGGTTGAGACCGAGATGATAAATGGATATATACCCGGCGAGGAAGGATTGAAGCCGGTTCCCCAGGCGAAGCATCGGCTTGAGGTGAGGATTGACAAGGTTTTGACCCTATCGACGGGCCCGCACTCGGACGAATGATGAGAGCCGCAGGTTTCGGATTTGCGGAAAAATCGCCCGTGTTACTTGAAAAAGTTGTGGAAATCTGGGGCTCTTTCTGATAGACTGTTGGCGCAACCCCGGGCCGATAACCCCCGGCAGGACCTTTGGAATCCGCCGAAAGAAAGTCTGTCTGCTACGTCGGCTCGCGGCATGGACTAAGAATGCAGGTGTTTTGTCTGAGGCTGAGCTTCAAAGGAGAGGACGTATGGGTAATAACTACTACCGTATCAACAAGCGCGACATCGATTTCATCATGAATGAGCAGCTCCGCGTGGAGCAGCTCTGCGAACTGGAGAAGTACAAGGACTTTGCGGTGGAAGACTTCGACATGATCATCACCGAAGCGATCAAGTTCGCTCAGGAAGTGCTCGGTCCGATGAATCAGGACGCCGACCGCGACGGCGCGAAGTACGACAAGGGCGTGGTGAAGGCGCCGGAGTATTTCCACAAGGCGTACAAGCTGGCCTGCGAAAACGGCTGGATCGCGATGTCCAACAGTCAGGAATGGGGCGGACAGGGGCTTCCGACCGTGGTCGCCATGAGCGCGGGCGAGATTCTGACGGGCGCCTGCACCAGTTTCATGCTGTATTTCCCCGGCCCTGGCGTTGCGCATATGGTCGAGAACTTCGGCCCGCAGTATCTGCGCGAGTTGTTTTGCGAGAAGCTTTACACCGGCGAGTGGGGCGGCACGATGTGCCTGACCGAGCCGGGCGCCGGAACCGCATTGGGCGATCTGAGGACGTCGGCGAAGAAGGACGGCGACACCTATCTTATTTCCGGCACGAAGTGCTTTATCACCTCGGGCGACCACGACCTGACGCCGAATATCATTCACGGCGTTTTGGCGCGCGTCGAGGGCGGCCCGGCGGGAACGAAGGGCATCACTCAGTTTATCGTGCCGAAGTACTGGGTGAACAAGGACGGCTCGGTCGGCGATTTCAACAATGTCACCTGCGCCGGCATCGAGAAGAAGATGGGCATCAAGGCATCGGCCACCTGCGTTCTGAATTTCGGCGAGAGCGGTCCCTGCCGCGGCTATCTGCTCGGTGACGCCGAGAACCAGGGCATGAAGCAGATGTTCCAGATGATGAACGAGGCCCGCATCACGACCGGACTGCAAGGGATCGCGCTCGCGGCGGCCGCATATGAGAATGCGGTGCAGTACACCCAGGAGCGCATCCAGGGCGTGCACGTGTCCCAGATGAGGGACCCGAACGCGCCGCGCGTTCCGATCATCAAACACTCCGACGTGCGCCGGATGCTCCTGTTCCAAAAAGGTTTTATCGAGGGAATGCGCGCATTCGCGTACCGGCTGGCGATGTTCGAAGACCTCGCGCACGCGCATCCGGACGCAGAAAAGAAATCCTATTATCAAGGTTTCGTGGACCTGATGACCCCGATCATCAAGGCCTACTGTTCCGACATGGGATTCGAGTCGGCGTCCATGGCGATGCAGTGCTACGGCGGCTACGGCTACTGCCAGGAATATCCGGTCGAGCAATACTGCCGCGACTCGCGCATCGCGATGATCTTCGAGGGAACCAACTTCGTTCAGTCGGCGGACCTGATCGGCCGCAAGCTGAACATCGGCGGCGGCATCCTGATGCAGAACTACATGGCATATCTCGACGAGTTCATCGGCGGGCTGAAGGGCGACGGCGAAGTCGGCAAGATGGCCGAGCAGCTTGACGCCGCAAAGAACACCCTGCTGGAGACAACGATGAAGATCGGCGGGATCGCGATGGAAGGCGACCTCGATTACGTCATGTCGGTGTCGACCCGGTACCTGCACATGTTCGGCGAGATCGTGATCGCGCGCGAACTGATCGAGCAGGCAGCCATTGCAGCCGAGAAGATCAAGAGCGTCGCGTCCGACAGCCAGGATTACGCCTTCTACTCCGGGAAAATCCACTCGGCAAAGTTCTTCGTCAATAACGTTTTGCCGGGCGTCGAAATGAAGGCAAAGGTGATTGCAAACGGCGACCGGAGCTGCATCGAGATTCCGGATGCCGGTTTCTCGCTTGCGTAACAAATGGGGCTGATACGGATCGCCTGATTTCGGGAGAGAGAACGGCCGGCCGTCGAAGTCAAGGAGGCTTCGGCGGCCGGCTTAATTTTTGTGGCGTTTTAGGTCAGAAGGGCTCGATGTGAATCTGCACGTCGGTTACGCCCGGGATTTGCTGTTTGAGGCTGCGCTCGAGCCGGTGCGCCAGGGCGTGGGCTTCGCCGACTTCCATTTTCTGGTTCACCACAATGTGAAGGTCGATGTTGATATCATCTTTCCGGCCGCGCGTCCGGATTTTGTGGCATTTTTCAATGCCCTCGATTTTGGCGCAGACCTCTTCGACGCGCGTCTTGTCCAGAACCATACGATCGACCAACACCATGGAACTGCGCCGGAGGATCATGAAGCCGGCATGGCCGATGGCGAAGGCGATGCCGATTGCGACCACGATGTCCCAGCGCGGGTACCCCATGTGCGCGAGCACGAGCGTTCCGATGACCGATATTGAGACGAAGATGTCGCTTCTCGTTTGGGCCGAGTCGGCTATCAGCACGTCACTCGAAAGCTCCTCTCCCCGGCGGCTTTCGTAGCGGGTTACGAAGATATTGACGATAATGGTGATAATCATGACGCCGAAACTGGCCGGCGAGACCTCGATCGGCTGCGGATTGAACATTCGACGAAAGGCTAACTCGATCACTTCGAAGCAGGTAATGAAAAGGAGGATCGATATCGCGATTGCCGTGAAGGTCTCATATTTCTTGTGACCGTAGGGGTGCACCTCATCGCGTTCCTTTGCGGCGACGGTAAGGCCGACAAGACCGATGACATTCGAGGCCCCGTCAAGAAGCGAATGGAAGCCGTCGGCGATCATGCTGAGTGAGTTGATTAAATAGCCGACCGCCATCTTTGCAAGCGCGACCGACCAATTCAAGAGCAGAACCAGCAGCAGCACCCTGCGCGCGCGAGCGAAGTTATCAAGTCTTGCCAAGCCGCGTCCATCCTCCTTCTTCTTCCGATGTCAAGTTTATCAGTCGACTGGTCCATCTGCAAAATGGAACGAGCAAACATCCTGCGGTGGCGCCCGTCCCAAATTCACATGATTCGCTTGCGGAACCTCAGAATGCACATGGCTATCATGAACAAGCCGAAGATAACGAGAGGATATATCTGTGGCCAAAGGATTCCGGCGCCGACTCCCTTAAGAACGATGCCTCGAATGATAATCAGGAAATAGCGTACCGGCATCAGGTACGTCAGGTACTGGATCCATACGGGCATATTCGCGATCGGAAAAATGAATCCGGACAGCAGGATCATCGGCATGATAAAAAAGAAGGTTACAATCATCGCTTGCTGTTGGGTTCTGCAGAACGTCGACACGAGCAGTCCCAGACTCAATGTCGAGAGCAGGAACAGACCGGACAGCGCGAAAAGGAGCGGGATGCTGCCGCGAATCGGGATGTCGAACCAGAAGACCGCGGCAAGCAGAATGATGGTGACGTCAAGCACTCCAATGAAGACGAAGGGAATCAGCTTCCCGAGGATCAGATTTACGGAGCGCACGGGGGTGACGATCAACTGCTCCATCGTGCCGATCTCCTTTTCGCGCACCATGCTCATCGACGTCATGATCGACGTCATGATGAGCAGAATCAACGCGATGACCCCCGGCACCATGAAGTTCCGGCTCTGCAGGCTGGGGTTGTAACGGACTCGGATGCGATCATCCACAAGGAGGACTCCTTCAGCCGTGTGTTCGGCGGCATGAAGAAGGCGCGCATCTCCCACGATGCGCAACCAGGTATACAAGCTGTCCAGCGCATGCCGCTGAGAAATTCCGGCAGCATAGTTGGCAGCCAGCGTCGCTTCATTTGAATTGGTTCCATCGATGAACATCTGGACCTTCGCCGTTCGACCGCGATGCAGATCGCGGGCGAAATCGGGAGGAATAACGATGGCCGCAGTGACTTTGCCGGCATCCAGAGCGGAACGAACGTCGTCATACGCATCGACATAAAGAGTCGCTTTGAAGTACCGCGAATTGAAGAAGCGCCTGAGGTATTCACGCGATTCCGCGGACCGGTCAAGGTCATAGACGGCGGTGGGAATGTTTTCGATGTCGAATGTGGCCGCGTACCCATAAATGATCAACTGCAAGGTCGGCGCTATCAGGATCAATGGGAACATCCGCCTGTCGCGCAGCAACTGGAGCAGTTCCTTGAGGGTGATGTTGAGGATTTCCCTCAGCATTATAATCTCCTCCGGGAGACTCGTCTCGACGACAGAACGAGCATTGCCGCCGAGAAAGCTGCAAGGCTCAGTATGTGCGGAAGGAGAGACTCGGCGCCCACGCCTTTCATGATGATCCCCCTGAGAATCACGATGAAATAGCGCACGGGAACGATATAGGTGACCAGCCGTATTCCCCAGGGCATGCTTTCGATCGGGAAAATGAAACCGGATAACAGAAACGACGGGAGCGCCGTCGTAAGCATGCAGATGGTCCATGCCACCTGCTGGCTGGATGCGATTGTCGAGATGAGGATCCCCAGTCCGAGCGCGCTGAGAAGGAAGAGCGCCGACAGCCAGAACAACAGCGTTATGCTGCCGCGGAACGGCACATGAAAGAATTCCCATGAGACAAAGAGCAGAACAAACATGTTGGCCATCGCTACCACGAAATACGGCGCGATCTTGCCAAGCACCAGGGCCACCCTCGGAAGCGGCGCGACCATCAGCATCTCAATGGTCCCGCGCTCCTTCTCCCTGACAATGGACATTGCCGTCAAAACCGTTGTTGTGACCATCATCACCATCGCGACCAAGCCCGGCACGAAGAAGTTCTCACTGATCAGCTCCGGGTTGTACCAGATGCGGGTTTCAAGATCGACCGGCAGAGCAGGGTCCTGAGCGAGTGCCCCGCTCCGCTGAAATGTTTCGAGGAAAACGCGCGTCGAAAACTGCTGGATAATGAGGTTGATGTAACTGAGCGCGATAGCGGTCGTATTATTGTCGGAGCCGTCGATCAGGATGCCGATCGGGGCCGGCTGCGCTTTTTTGATGTTTTCTTCGAAGCCGGGTGGAATTTTCAGCGTAACCCGTATTTTGCCACTGTCCAGAAGATGCGCAATCCGCCGATCATTCTCGCTATACTCCGTAATGGTAAAATAGCCGCTCTCGGTAAAGTTGCGGATCAATTCGCGTGAGACGGGAGTTCGATCGAGGTCCCAGACAACCAGGTTAATATTATTCAGATCGAGCGAGATGGCGATCCCGAACAGGATCAGCATCACGCCCGGCATGATGAACATGATCATGAGCGAGACGGGATCTCTCAGCACCTGGATGACTTCTTTTTCTATGAGCGCGAACAGGCGCAGCATGACAAGGCTCCGGAAAGTTTCAGTTTTTTCTGGAAAGGGAAACGAAGACGTCTTCGATGGAAGCCGGTATCGGCCCAAGCTCGTAGACGTCTATATCGGCCTGCTGCATCAAGCGTCGAATGATCGAGATTCCGGATTCTCGCTCCTTGACAACGACATGAATTTCCTCGCCGTAGATGTTGCTGTCGGTGACTTCGCCCGACCTGAGCAGCGTCTCGAACGCTTTCTGGATGTCGGAGCAGCGAAGTTTGAGAATCTCCTCGGTCATGACCCGCGTTTTCACGTTGAGCGGAGAATCGCAGGCAACAAGGCGCCCGCGCCAAATGAAACCGATCTTGTTACAGCGCTCGGCTTCCTCCATGTAGTGGGTGGTGACGAAAAGCGTTATCCCCTTGTTCTGCGAGAGGTCATACAGGATGTCCCACAGGGTGCGCCGCGATACGGGATCAATGCCGGCGGTAGGCTCGTCGAGGAACAGTATTTGCGGCTCGTGGACGACGGCGCACGCGAGGGCAAGACGCTGTTTCCAGCCGCCGGATAATTTGGCGCTCAAGTGCTTGCGATACTCGCTAAAACCCATTGTCTCGATTACCGCGTCCCGCCGGAGCCTCGCTTGTTTCCAGTCTTGAAGATAAAGGCGGGAGTAAAAAGCAAGGTTCTCCTCGACGGTGAGGTCATTGTACAACCCGAAGCTCTGAGACATGTATCCAATGATGCGCTTGATTTGTTCGGGCTGCCGCACGATGTCGAAACCGCCGACGGTAGCCGTCCCCGCCGTCGGCCTCAGGATTCCGCATAACATCCGGATGGTGGTGCTTTTGCCCGCTCCGTTTGGCCCCAGAAAACCGAAAACCTCTCCCCGAGCGATCTGCAAATCGAGGTTATCGACAGCGGTGACCGGACCGAATCTGCGCGTGAGGCCACTGGTCTCTATTGCGTTACCATTCGGTTTCTGAACCATCGGGCTCACCCTTGCTAAAGCTGTCTTTGCGTCTGCGAGCCTGGGGAAAGCGAGTCAAGCTCTATATCGCCATACATGCCGGGCTTGAGCAGTCCTCCCGCATTATCTATTCCAACTTTGACCGCGAAAACCAGCTTTACCCGGTCTTCCCGTGTCTGAATGTTTTTGGGGGTGAACTCAGCTTCATCCGCGATATAGGTGATATGACCGGTAAAAGGACGCGCGGGGAAGGCATCCACTCGCACAACCGCTTGTTGTCCGACCTTCAGTTTCCCGATATCGACCTCGTCGATGTATATCTTGACCCACATGTCATCAAGATCGGCAACGGTAACAATGGGCACGCCTGGAGACATAACCTCACCCTGTTCGGCGTTCTTAACGAGGACGACGCCGCTCAGCGGTGCAGTGATCCGCGCTTTCTCGAGGCGGACCTCCGAGAGCCGAAGCGCAGCCTCAGCCTGCTCAACCTCGGCCCGGGCGGCATCAATGCGATCGGGCCGCGAGCCGGCCTCGAGCAATTTCAGTTCCTCGACGGCCACGGCATACTGCCCCCGCGAAACGTCGCGGTTGGCAACGGCGGAATCAAGTTGATGCTGCGAGGCTACCCCTTCCTTGTGAAGGTCTCTGGCACGGCGCCATTCAGCCTCGTCGAGAGCCATTTTCGCTTTCGCGAGTTCGACCCGGGCGCGCGCCTGGCTCAGTTCCTGAGTGCGTGCACCGGCTTCCAAATCTCGAAGCGCCGAGCGGGCAGATTCAAGCAGTCCCCGAGCGCGAAGGACCTCGGCTTCCAGCAGGCTCGTATCCAGTTGCGCGATCAAAGCACCGCGCTTGACATGGTCTCCTTCCTTGACGGCCAGCTCGAGTATTCTTCCGCCGATCTCAGCCGCAATATCGACCTCGGTGGCCTCTATCGTGCCGGTTGCAACGATCAAATGCCTCAGATTATTCCTGTTCGTCACAAAATCCATCCGCAGTCCAATGAATCCCAATACAAGAAAAAACGCCAGAATAACTGCGATTTTCAGAATCGGCCGCTTCTTAGTTTTATCGCTCATGCTCTTGTTCTTTTCCCTGCTGCCGGACCTGCAGCAGTCCCTCGAGGTAGATCTGTTTGATCTCATCTACGGCTTGTTCCGGGGAAAACGTTCCGGGATCAAAATAGCGCCGCAACAGCGTCAACTGCATTCCTCCGAGAAGAAAGGAAGCCGCGATTTGAGGATCGACTTTCTTGATCCGGCCGAGCTCGATTCCTTCGGAGATGACTCCTGCAATCAGCGAGGCGTACGGGGCAACCGCGACATGAAGAATTCGCGCCATCTGTACTTTTGCTCCGGGCCTTTTTCCATAAATGATCTGGAAGATATTACCCTCTTTCGTGAAGAAATGGAAATGGAAAGAGATTAGGCGGTCGAGCTTCTGCAGGCCCGGCGGCTCATTCGAGAGGGCATCGACCAATGCGGACAGATACGACCCGGCGAAACAGGTCACGGTATGGATAAGCAGGTCGTCCTTCGTGCGGAAGTAGTTATAAATCGACCCCTCGGCTACGCCCGCTTTCCTGGCGATTTCCGCCGTCGTCGCCTGGTCGAATCCCTTTTCGGCGGCGATGGCAAGCGTAGCATCGACGATTTTCTGCTTGGTTTCCGATGCCGATGCGGCCTTATTTTTTGAGCTGGCTGTTCGCATGGGTCGTGTCGTCGGGGCCCGCGTGAGTGAGTGCTCACTCATTAAATCTTACCACTGAAGCGGCTCTCTGTCAAATCGTATCTCTGATATCTCCGGCCGCCAGAGCTAGACACGCCTGCTTCTTCGATCACTGGGCGCAATTCGACTGAGCGATCGTTCGGGCGTTTCCCTTTAACCGCATTTTTTCGGTGCGGGAGGAGTTGAAAAACTCTGGCATTTTTATTATAATTATCTTTTCCTCAATATGTGTGGAACGCGTATCTTTATGGAGGCTGTTGAGAAATGCCGACTTATGAGTATGAGTGTACAAGCTGCGGTCACATCTGTGAAGTGTTTCACGGGATGACCGTCAAGCCGCGCGTCAAATGTCCCGAATGCGGGGGGCAAACGAGAAAGAAAATAGGCGCGGGTGCCGGGATCATCTTTAAAGGGTCCGGTTTTTACGAGACCGACTACAAGCGCAAATCCAACGATGCGAAGTGCCAACCGAACTCTCCGAAGCCTTCGGAAACGAAGAACGATAAGAAAACTGATAGCCCAAAAGCCGACTGATGTTGATTCGTAAATCGAGGTGCGCATACAGGTCACTTCCGGATGAACACGAAAGAAATCGTAGATCTGAATCACGCGTACGTCATTGACACGTATGGAAAACAACGGAATCTTGCCTTAGTGAAGGGAAGGGGGACGCGTGTGCAGGATGCGGACGGAAGGATTTATCTTGATTTTCTTTCCGGTCTTGCCGTGAACGCGTTGGGACATTGCCATCCCGCCGTCGTGGATGCTTTGCGGAATCAAGCCGAGACCCTTATCCACGTCTCAAACCTTTATTACATAGAACCTCAGGTTCGGCTGGCGGAGGCGCTCGTATCCCATTCCTTCGCGTCGAAATGTTTTTTCTGTAACAGCGGCGCCGAGGCGAACGAGGCTGCCATCAAATTGGCGCGAAAATGGGGGAATACCTCCGGCAAAGGCGGCCGGATCATTACCTTCAGGAATTCGTTTCACGGGCGCACGCTTGCAACAATTACCGCTACCGGACAGGAGAAATTTCAGCGAAACTTTCAGCCGCTGGTCGATGGGTTCTCATACGCTTCCCTGAACGATATCGAATCCGTTGAGGAGCTTGCAGATGGGCGGACGTGTGCGATTCTTCTCGAGCTGGTGCAGGCCGAGGGGGGCGTGCATGTGGCGTCTCAAGGTTTTGTCGACAGTCTGAGGAGATTCTGTGAGGAACGCGATCTTCTATTGATACTTGATGAAGTACAAACCGGCATGGGCCGAACGGGCCGGCTGTTTGCCTATGAGCATTACAATCTGGAACCCGATATAGTGACCCTTGCGAAGGCGCTCGGCGGGGGCGTTCCCATCGGGGCGATGTTGGCCGGACCGAAGGTGGCCGACGTGCTTCAGCCGGGTGATCATGCAAGCACGTTTGGCGGGAATCCGCTTGCGTCGGCGGCGGCGCTGGCCGTTCTTGACGTCCTCACATCCGACGGTTTTCTGGACACAGCGAAGGGACTTTCAGATTATCTTCTTGGACTTCTGGGGGAGACGGCAAAGCACCATGCGTTTATAAAAGAAGTCCGCGGGTTGGGGATGCTGATCGGAATCGAATTTGATTGGCCGGTCAAGCGCGTGGTTGCAGGTTGTCTCGAACGCGGTCTGATTGTCGGGACCGCCGGCGAAAATGTCCTCCGTCTCTTGCCTCCACTGATAGCCACACGTGAGGACATGGACGAAGCCGTTTCGGTTCTTCGCTCGGTGCTGGAGGTACAGAAGAATGAAAATGCTCAAGCATAAGGACCTTATATCGATTTTTGATCTGGCGAGGGAGGAGATTGAGGAGATATTCTCTCTGGCTCAGTCCCTGAAGAAGCGCCTGCGTGATAACGAGGTTGTCACGCCGCTCGCCGGGAAGACACTGGCCATGATTTTTGAGAAACCCAGCCTCCGAACGCGAGTCACGTTCACGGCCGGAATGACACAACTGGGCGGGAACGCGATCTTTTTGGGGCCGAACGACATCAACATGGGTGTACGCGAATCGGCGGCCGACACCGCCAAAAACCTTGAGCGATGGGTCAACGCCATTATGGCACGCACATTCGCGCATGAAACCGTTCTTGCGCTTGCGCGCGAGGCCTCCATCCCCGTAATCAACGGACTCACCGACCGGTTGCACCCATGCCAGGTACTGAGCGATTGCTTCACCCTGCTCGAAAAATTCGGATCTCTCGCGAACATCAAGGTATGTTTTCTCGGAGACGGGAATAACGTTGCGCATTCCTGGTTGAATGCGGCCGCTCGACTGGGGTTCCACTTCTCGATAGCGTGTCCGCCCGGATATGAGCCGCTGGGTGAAATCGTCGATGAGTGTCGGGCCGAGGCGGGGGAGAGAATTCAGGTTACTCATGATGCTGCGGATGCATTGGAAGATGCCGACGTCGTTTATACCGACGTGTGGGCGAGCATGGGGCAGGAGCATGAGGCTGAGCAGCGAAATAAGGTTTTCGCGCCGTACCAATTGAACAAGGCGGCGCTTTCACTCGCTCGCCCCAGCGCGCTCGTCATGCACTGCCTGCCGGCGCACCGGAACCTGGAGATCACCGACGAAGTGATCGACGGACCGCAGTCGATTGTGTTCGACCAGGCGGAGAACCGGTTGCACGTGCAGAAGGCAGTACTGGTTCTCCTGATGGCGGACTAGACTGAAATCCATTACGCCTTTAGCCCGCTGAGTACCATTCGTTTTACCAAGGGAGAAGCGACGGGAAGATGAGAGACAGCGTCAAAAAAGTGGTGCTTGCGTATTCCGGCGGACTCGATACTTCGGTGATCCTCCGGTGGATTGTTGATAACTACGACGCCGAAGTGGTCGCGTTCACAGCCGATCTCGGGCAGGGCGAGGAGCTGGATTCCCTCGAGGAAAAGGCGAAGAAGACCGGCGCCAGCAAAATCTACATCGAAGACCTGAAAGAAGAGTTTGTTCGCGATTTCGTGTTTCCCGCCGTCAAAGCGAATCTCGTTTATGAGGGTACCTACCTTCTTGGAACCTCGATAGCCCGTCCTTTAATCGCAAAAAAACAGATCGAGATAGCACGCAAGGAAGGCGCCGATGCCGTCGCGCACGGAGCAACCGGCAAGGGAAACGATCAGGTGCGTTTCGAGCTGACGTATTTTGCGCTCGAGCCGGCAATCAAGGTGATCGCGCCCTGGCGCGAGTGGTCGTTCAAATCGCGCACCGATCTGATTACCTATGCCCGCGACTGCGGCATTCCGATTACCGTAACCGAGCGGAAACCTTACAGCAGCGATCGAAACCTGTTCCATATCAGCTTCGAGGGAGGTATTCTGGAGGATCCCTGGAACGAGCCTCCCGAGGACATGTTCCTTCTGTCCGTTTCACCGGAACGTGCGCCTGACAAGGCGACCTCTTTGGAGATCGAGTTTGAACACGGCGTTCCCGTCGCTCTCGATGGGAAACTCCTGGGTCCGGTCGAGATGCTGACCAAGCTGAATGAGGTGGCTGGCCGAAACGGCATCGGGCGGGTCGACATGGTCGAGAACAGGTTCGTCGGCATGAAGTCGCGCGGCGTCTACGAGACACCCGGCGGGACGGTCCTGCACGTCGCGCATCGGGCGCTGGAGTCGATCACGCTCGATCGCGAGGTAATGCACCTGCGCGATTCGCTGATTCCGCGGTACGCCGAGCTTGTGTACTACGGCTTCTGGTTTGCGCCCGAAACGGAATTGCTGCGAAAGATCGTCGACGAAACACAAATTTCGGTGAGCGGAACGGTCCGCCTCAAGTTGTACAAGGGTAACTGCAGCGTGACCGGTCGAAAATCGGAGCGCTCATTGTATCACGCCGATTTCGCCACATTTGAAAAGGAAACCATCTATAACCAGGCGGATGCGGCCGGCTTCATCCGGCTGAACGCGCTCAGGCTGCGCATCCGGGCGCTCATCGACAAATAGGATCGTGCGCACCGACCGGGGAAATCAAGCATGACCGCAAAATTATGGGGTGGCCGGTTTCGGAAGGAGCAGGATAAGCGTGCCCTGCTTTACTCGCAGTCGATCACGTTTGATTATCGGCTGTATCCCTACGACATCGGGGGTAGCATCGCTTATGCGAAAATGCTCGGCCGGTGCGGCTTCATCAAGAAGAAAGATACCGACGCGATCGAGAAAGCCTTGTCCGATATCCTCGCACAGATGGATGCCGAGAAATTTTCATTCGATATCGATCTGGAGGATATCCATACGAATATTGAGGCAGCCCTGGTGACGCGGGTGGGTGCGGATATCGGAGGGCGGCTGCATACCGGCCGCAGCCGAAACGATCAGGTGGCGCTCGATATGCGGATGTACGTGAAGGATGAGGCACTGGAGATCAGGGGCGGCCTGCAGCAGGTCCGCCGAGCGCTGATCGCGCAGGCCGAGAAAAATCTGGACGCAGTCATGCCGGGATTCACGCATCTGCAGCATGCGCAGCCCGTTCTTTTAGCCCACCATCTCCTCGCGTACAATGAGATGCTCGTACGCGATGAGGAAAGATTTCTCAAGGCCTATGAAGCGGCCGACGTGATGCCGCTCGGTTCGGCCGCACTTGCAGGAACAAGCTTTCAAATTGACCGGCAGTTTCTGGCAAAAGAATTGAACTTTGCAAAGCTCTCGAATAACAGCATCGACGCTGTTTCCGATCGAGATTACCTTATCGAGTTGCTTTCCGCCTGCGCCACATTCATGATGCACATCTCGCGCCTGAGCGAAGAGCTTATTCTCTGGTCATCGTCGGAATTCGGATTCGTTGAGATGGATGACGCTTTCACGACCGGCTCCAGTATCATGCCTCAGAAAAAGAATCCGGATATCGCCGAACTCGCGCGGGCAAGGACGGCAAAAGTATACGGCAACCTGATGACCTTGCTTTGCCTGATGAAGGGGTTGCCGCTCGCGTATAACCGGGACCTTCAGGAGGATAAGCCGTGTGTCTTTGATTCGGTGGATATCGTCAGAGACACTCTGGATGTGTTCGCCCCCATGATCGAAACACTGGTCGTGAACGCGAAGAGGATGGAGCAGGAATGTAAAGCCGGTTTCCTCAATGCCACCGAT
This genomic stretch from Candidatus Abyssobacteria bacterium SURF_5 harbors:
- a CDS encoding acyl-CoA dehydrogenase translates to MGNNYYRINKRDIDFIMNEQLRVEQLCELEKYKDFAVEDFDMIITEAIKFAQEVLGPMNQDADRDGAKYDKGVVKAPEYFHKAYKLACENGWIAMSNSQEWGGQGLPTVVAMSAGEILTGACTSFMLYFPGPGVAHMVENFGPQYLRELFCEKLYTGEWGGTMCLTEPGAGTALGDLRTSAKKDGDTYLISGTKCFITSGDHDLTPNIIHGVLARVEGGPAGTKGITQFIVPKYWVNKDGSVGDFNNVTCAGIEKKMGIKASATCVLNFGESGPCRGYLLGDAENQGMKQMFQMMNEARITTGLQGIALAAAAYENAVQYTQERIQGVHVSQMRDPNAPRVPIIKHSDVRRMLLFQKGFIEGMRAFAYRLAMFEDLAHAHPDAEKKSYYQGFVDLMTPIIKAYCSDMGFESASMAMQCYGGYGYCQEYPVEQYCRDSRIAMIFEGTNFVQSADLIGRKLNIGGGILMQNYMAYLDEFIGGLKGDGEVGKMAEQLDAAKNTLLETTMKIGGIAMEGDLDYVMSVSTRYLHMFGEIVIARELIEQAAIAAEKIKSVASDSQDYAFYSGKIHSAKFFVNNVLPGVEMKAKVIANGDRSCIEIPDAGFSLA
- a CDS encoding cation transporter — protein: MARLDNFARARRVLLLVLLLNWSVALAKMAVGYLINSLSMIADGFHSLLDGASNVIGLVGLTVAAKERDEVHPYGHKKYETFTAIAISILLFITCFEVIELAFRRMFNPQPIEVSPASFGVMIITIIVNIFVTRYESRRGEELSSDVLIADSAQTRSDIFVSISVIGTLVLAHMGYPRWDIVVAIGIAFAIGHAGFMILRRSSMVLVDRMVLDKTRVEEVCAKIEGIEKCHKIRTRGRKDDINIDLHIVVNQKMEVGEAHALAHRLERSLKQQIPGVTDVQIHIEPF
- a CDS encoding ABC transporter permease, whose product is MLREILNITLKELLQLLRDRRMFPLILIAPTLQLIIYGYAATFDIENIPTAVYDLDRSAESREYLRRFFNSRYFKATLYVDAYDDVRSALDAGKVTAAIVIPPDFARDLHRGRTAKVQMFIDGTNSNEATLAANYAAGISQRHALDSLYTWLRIVGDARLLHAAEHTAEGVLLVDDRIRVRYNPSLQSRNFMVPGVIALILLIMTSIMTSMSMVREKEIGTMEQLIVTPVRSVNLILGKLIPFVFIGVLDVTIILLAAVFWFDIPIRGSIPLLFALSGLFLLSTLSLGLLVSTFCRTQQQAMIVTFFFIMPMILLSGFIFPIANMPVWIQYLTYLMPVRYFLIIIRGIVLKGVGAGILWPQIYPLVIFGLFMIAMCILRFRKRIM
- a CDS encoding ABC transporter permease, with the translated sequence MLRLFALIEKEVIQVLRDPVSLMIMFIMPGVMLILFGIAISLDLNNINLVVWDLDRTPVSRELIRNFTESGYFTITEYSENDRRIAHLLDSGKIRVTLKIPPGFEENIKKAQPAPIGILIDGSDNNTTAIALSYINLIIQQFSTRVFLETFQRSGALAQDPALPVDLETRIWYNPELISENFFVPGLVAMVMMVTTTVLTAMSIVREKERGTIEMLMVAPLPRVALVLGKIAPYFVVAMANMFVLLFVSWEFFHVPFRGSITLLFWLSALFLLSALGLGILISTIASSQQVAWTICMLTTALPSFLLSGFIFPIESMPWGIRLVTYIVPVRYFIVILRGIIMKGVGAESLLPHILSLAAFSAAMLVLSSRRVSRRRL
- a CDS encoding ABC transporter ATP-binding protein, with the protein product MVQKPNGNAIETSGLTRRFGPVTAVDNLDLQIARGEVFGFLGPNGAGKSTTIRMLCGILRPTAGTATVGGFDIVRQPEQIKRIIGYMSQSFGLYNDLTVEENLAFYSRLYLQDWKQARLRRDAVIETMGFSEYRKHLSAKLSGGWKQRLALACAVVHEPQILFLDEPTAGIDPVSRRTLWDILYDLSQNKGITLFVTTHYMEEAERCNKIGFIWRGRLVACDSPLNVKTRVMTEEILKLRCSDIQKAFETLLRSGEVTDSNIYGEEIHVVVKERESGISIIRRLMQQADIDVYELGPIPASIEDVFVSLSRKN
- a CDS encoding HlyD family efflux transporter periplasmic adaptor subunit, which translates into the protein MRSNRSTSRDCCRSGSREKNKSMSDKTKKRPILKIAVILAFFLVLGFIGLRMDFVTNRNNLRHLIVATGTIEATEVDIAAEIGGRILELAVKEGDHVKRGALIAQLDTSLLEAEVLRARGLLESARSALRDLEAGARTQELSQARARVELAKAKMALDEAEWRRARDLHKEGVASQHQLDSAVANRDVSRGQYAVAVEELKLLEAGSRPDRIDAARAEVEQAEAALRLSEVRLEKARITAPLSGVVLVKNAEQGEVMSPGVPIVTVADLDDMWVKIYIDEVDIGKLKVGQQAVVRVDAFPARPFTGHITYIADEAEFTPKNIQTREDRVKLVFAVKVGIDNAGGLLKPGMYGDIELDSLSPGSQTQRQL